From a single Falco rusticolus isolate bFalRus1 chromosome 17, bFalRus1.pri, whole genome shotgun sequence genomic region:
- the MTCH1 gene encoding mitochondrial carrier homolog 1 isoform X1 yields MAAAAPLPPVALAPPGGGVGRAAAGPGGAARAEGAEGLFVVLGAGLAAASHPLLYVKLLVQVGHEPLPPTVGRNVLGRKVLYLPGFFTYARHIVEVDGKRGLFRGLTPRLISSTLSTITRGSVKKAFPLEDMEHVSNKDDVKTSLRKVVKETSHEMMMQCVSRVVSHPLHVISMRCMVQFVGREVKYSGVFSAIGRIFKEEGILGFFVREIPQRDELLILHPEEHLQDVLNGTTSSASCLGFRAGVGPRRNLGGLVPHILGDVIFLWCCNLLAHFINTYAVDDNFSQASVIRSYTKFVMGIAVSMLTYPFLLVGDLMAVNNCGLRAGLPPYAPAFPSWIHCWRYLSAQGQLFRGSSLLFRRAPVPAACFPID; encoded by the exons atggcggcggcggcgccgctgCCCCCGGTGGCCCTGGCGCCCCCTGGCGGTGGCgtggggcgggcggcggcgggcccggggggcgCTGCCCGGGCTGAGGGTGCCGAGGGGCTGTTCGTGGTGCTGGGAGCGGGGCTCGCCGCCGCCAGCCACCCGCTGCTCTACGTCAAGCTGCTCGTCCAG GTTGGACATGAGCCACTACCTCCAACCGTTGGAAGAAACGTCCTGGGAAGGAAAGTCCTGTACCTGCCCGGCTTCTTCACCTACG CCAGACACATTGTGGAAGTGGATGGGAAAAGAGGCCTCTTCCGTGGTCTTACTCCTCGCCTCATCTCAAGCACTTTATCAACCATCACCAGGGGGAGCGTGAAGAAG GCCTTTCCACTGGAAGACATGGAGCATGTTTCTAACAAGGACGATGTGAAGACCTCCCTTAGGAAAGTGGTGAAGGAG aCATCTCACGAGATGATGATGCAGTGCGTGTCCCGGGTTGTCTCGCACCCGCTGCACG TGATCTCTATGCGCTGCATGGTCCAGTTCGTGGGCCGGGAAGTAAAATACAG CGGTGTGTTCAGCGCCATTGGCAGGATATTTAAGGAAGAAGGGATCCTGGGATTCTTTGT GAGAGAGATTCCACAAAGAGATGAGCTGCTCATTCTGCATCCAGAAGAGCATCTGCAAGATGTGCTTAATGGCACCACTTCATCAGCGTCCTGCTTGGGTTTCAGAGCAGGAGTTGGACCAAGGAGGAATTTGGG CGGTTTGGTCCCTCACATCCTGGGGGATGTCATCTTCCTCTGGTGCTGCAACCTCTTGGCTCACTTCATCAACACCTACGCGGTGGATGATAAC TTCAGCCAGGCATCGGTGATCCGGAGCTACACAAAATTCGTGATGGGG atCGCTGTGAGCATGCTGACGTACCCGTTCCTTCTCGTGGGAGATCTCATGGCAGTGAACAACTGTGG GCTGCGCGCTGGCCTCCCGCCCTATGCTCCTGCGTTTCCATCCTGGATCCATTGCTGGAGGTATCTCAGTGCTCAG GGGCAGCTGTTCCGTGGCTCCAGCCTGCTCTTCCGCAGAGCGCCCGTGCCAGCCGCCTGCTTCCCCATCGACTGA
- the MTCH1 gene encoding mitochondrial carrier homolog 1 isoform X2: MAAAAPLPPVALAPPGGGVGRAAAGPGGAARAEGAEGLFVVLGAGLAAASHPLLYVKLLVQVGHEPLPPTVGRNVLGRKVLYLPGFFTYARHIVEVDGKRGLFRGLTPRLISSTLSTITRGSVKKAFPLEDMEHVSNKDDVKTSLRKVVKETSHEMMMQCVSRVVSHPLHVISMRCMVQFVGREVKYSGVFSAIGRIFKEEGILGFFVGLVPHILGDVIFLWCCNLLAHFINTYAVDDNFSQASVIRSYTKFVMGIAVSMLTYPFLLVGDLMAVNNCGLRAGLPPYAPAFPSWIHCWRYLSAQGQLFRGSSLLFRRAPVPAACFPID, encoded by the exons atggcggcggcggcgccgctgCCCCCGGTGGCCCTGGCGCCCCCTGGCGGTGGCgtggggcgggcggcggcgggcccggggggcgCTGCCCGGGCTGAGGGTGCCGAGGGGCTGTTCGTGGTGCTGGGAGCGGGGCTCGCCGCCGCCAGCCACCCGCTGCTCTACGTCAAGCTGCTCGTCCAG GTTGGACATGAGCCACTACCTCCAACCGTTGGAAGAAACGTCCTGGGAAGGAAAGTCCTGTACCTGCCCGGCTTCTTCACCTACG CCAGACACATTGTGGAAGTGGATGGGAAAAGAGGCCTCTTCCGTGGTCTTACTCCTCGCCTCATCTCAAGCACTTTATCAACCATCACCAGGGGGAGCGTGAAGAAG GCCTTTCCACTGGAAGACATGGAGCATGTTTCTAACAAGGACGATGTGAAGACCTCCCTTAGGAAAGTGGTGAAGGAG aCATCTCACGAGATGATGATGCAGTGCGTGTCCCGGGTTGTCTCGCACCCGCTGCACG TGATCTCTATGCGCTGCATGGTCCAGTTCGTGGGCCGGGAAGTAAAATACAG CGGTGTGTTCAGCGCCATTGGCAGGATATTTAAGGAAGAAGGGATCCTGGGATTCTTTGT CGGTTTGGTCCCTCACATCCTGGGGGATGTCATCTTCCTCTGGTGCTGCAACCTCTTGGCTCACTTCATCAACACCTACGCGGTGGATGATAAC TTCAGCCAGGCATCGGTGATCCGGAGCTACACAAAATTCGTGATGGGG atCGCTGTGAGCATGCTGACGTACCCGTTCCTTCTCGTGGGAGATCTCATGGCAGTGAACAACTGTGG GCTGCGCGCTGGCCTCCCGCCCTATGCTCCTGCGTTTCCATCCTGGATCCATTGCTGGAGGTATCTCAGTGCTCAG GGGCAGCTGTTCCGTGGCTCCAGCCTGCTCTTCCGCAGAGCGCCCGTGCCAGCCGCCTGCTTCCCCATCGACTGA